From a single Petrotoga sp. 9PW.55.5.1 genomic region:
- a CDS encoding ADP-ribosylglycohydrolase family protein: MKAWKNELERRKNAKPLISKSQDWQQMGELNIFPEDLLLSYWDSRVPGSSAPESLIVGAVQSVENMGKDVSQAELLLEKGFEYLSKKDFSQLKAITSEIFSLLSKAESIKGHSYTKYERPLTWEEISKKFPKEKYSLRENFDIIKDKIYGGWLGQLAGASMGTRLEGYTHDALEKAYGNQLGYYIGEVSTINDDVNYELIFLKTYEEKKQEIASKDIARNWIAYIPFGWSAELIALENIKRGIFPPESGYFNNPFQEWIGAQMRCMVHGLVCPGNPYEASRLAFIDSQVSHSGNGVYGGIHSAVMTSLAFIENDPKKIIQKSLDFIPNNSEFKKIVENVVKYCRENKEWVSVLRIVEKDFEKYNWVHLYPNTASVITSLWYGGGNFDKTMKIVSSFGYDVDCNAGEIGTILGIIYGKENIPTYWSEPLKDTLKTYLPFFSTIKISDLVEWQIKISKI; this comes from the coding sequence TTGAAGGCGTGGAAAAATGAATTAGAAAGAAGAAAAAATGCGAAACCATTAATTTCTAAATCTCAAGATTGGCAACAAATGGGAGAATTGAATATATTTCCAGAAGATTTATTATTGTCCTATTGGGATAGTAGAGTCCCGGGTTCTTCTGCTCCAGAATCTCTTATAGTAGGAGCTGTTCAGTCTGTTGAAAATATGGGTAAAGATGTTTCACAAGCAGAATTACTTTTGGAAAAAGGATTTGAATATTTAAGTAAGAAAGATTTTTCACAATTAAAGGCTATTACAAGTGAGATTTTCTCTTTGTTGTCTAAGGCTGAAAGTATAAAGGGTCATAGTTATACCAAATATGAAAGACCGTTAACCTGGGAAGAAATTTCCAAGAAATTTCCTAAAGAAAAGTATAGTTTGCGTGAGAATTTTGATATTATAAAAGATAAAATTTATGGTGGTTGGTTAGGGCAACTTGCAGGTGCATCCATGGGTACAAGGCTGGAAGGTTATACACACGATGCTTTAGAAAAAGCTTATGGAAATCAGTTAGGATATTACATAGGAGAAGTTTCTACTATAAACGATGATGTAAACTATGAACTAATTTTTTTAAAAACCTACGAGGAGAAAAAGCAAGAAATTGCCTCAAAGGATATTGCCAGGAATTGGATAGCATATATACCTTTTGGTTGGAGCGCTGAATTGATAGCTCTTGAAAATATAAAAAGAGGGATATTTCCTCCTGAATCAGGATATTTCAACAACCCTTTTCAAGAGTGGATAGGAGCTCAAATGCGGTGTATGGTTCATGGATTAGTGTGCCCTGGGAATCCTTATGAAGCTTCAAGGTTAGCTTTCATTGATTCCCAGGTTTCTCATAGTGGTAATGGTGTTTATGGGGGTATACACAGTGCAGTTATGACTTCTTTGGCATTTATTGAGAATGATCCTAAAAAAATTATTCAAAAATCTTTAGATTTCATACCAAACAACAGCGAATTCAAAAAAATTGTAGAAAATGTAGTAAAATATTGTCGGGAGAATAAAGAGTGGGTGTCTGTATTAAGGATAGTAGAAAAAGACTTTGAAAAATACAACTGGGTGCATTTATATCCAAATACCGCATCAGTTATTACTTCGTTATGGTATGGCGGCGGGAATTTTGATAAAACCATGAAGATAGTATCATCTTTTGGATACGATGTAGATTGTAACGCAGGTGAAATTGGAACAATTTTGGGGATTATTTATGGTAAAGAAAATATTCCGACGTATTGGTCTGAACCTCTAAAAGATACATTGAAAACATATTTACCGTTTTTCTCCACTATAAAGATAAGTGATTTAGTGGAATGGCAAATTAAAATTTCAAAGATTTAA
- a CDS encoding ABC transporter permease has protein sequence MNNIIISLIRDSFSSATPILLAALGGTFTFYANVFNIAMEGMMLIGAFFAVLGSYFFQSWLIGVLFALISGAITALIFSLFALYLKTDEFLTGIGINMLALGGTTYLLRNIFNVKGAFISPQIQSMPKWDIPVLKRIPILNEILNNHPFIVYITIILAILIDLIIFHTKFGLRLRATGEDKETARSLGVNPYKMKFVSILLSGILSSAAGTFLSLGYVTLFSENMSNGRGWISLAIIVLVKGRPLGILLISLIFGFFESVAFSLQHYNIPSQITSMIPYIITLVALFIYSFNKTKKEFAEQ, from the coding sequence ATGAATAATATAATAATTTCATTGATAAGAGATAGCTTTAGTAGCGCCACTCCAATACTTCTTGCAGCTTTAGGAGGAACCTTTACTTTTTATGCTAATGTTTTTAATATAGCTATGGAAGGAATGATGTTAATTGGTGCATTTTTTGCAGTTTTGGGAAGTTATTTTTTTCAAAGTTGGTTAATTGGAGTATTATTTGCTCTAATTTCTGGTGCAATAACGGCTTTGATTTTTTCTTTGTTCGCATTGTATCTTAAAACAGACGAGTTTTTAACAGGAATAGGTATAAATATGCTTGCATTAGGTGGAACAACGTATCTTCTAAGGAACATTTTTAATGTCAAAGGGGCATTTATTTCACCGCAAATTCAATCTATGCCTAAATGGGATATTCCTGTTTTAAAAAGGATTCCGATTTTGAATGAAATTTTAAATAATCATCCGTTTATTGTTTATATCACTATAATTCTTGCTATTTTGATTGATCTGATAATATTTCATACAAAATTTGGTTTAAGACTTAGAGCAACTGGAGAAGATAAAGAAACTGCTCGATCTTTGGGGGTTAATCCTTACAAAATGAAATTTGTATCAATATTACTATCGGGAATCCTTTCATCAGCTGCAGGTACTTTTTTGTCGTTAGGATATGTCACACTTTTTAGTGAAAACATGTCTAATGGAAGAGGATGGATTTCACTAGCTATCATTGTTTTGGTGAAAGGTAGACCCTTGGGAATACTTTTGATATCTTTGATATTTGGTTTTTTTGAAAGTGTAGCTTTTAGCTTACAACACTATAATATTCCCTCACAAATAACTTCTATGATACCCTATATAATAACGTTAGTTGCTCTATTTATATATAGCTTCAACAAAACGAAAAAAGAATTTGCTGAACAATAA
- a CDS encoding BMP family ABC transporter substrate-binding protein, giving the protein MKKYVFIFILVVILSFTIFAAPKKVAYVINGSLGDQSFYDSGYEGIQNLKNNYGVETRVIECNFDPSLYYPSLMNAARWADVVFVISYGFEEELKTVAEMFPNKIFINIDTVVEDSRGIISNVDYIEEEGAFMTGVVAGLVTTMTELPGINPDKLIGAVGGDDDIVIRSFVYGYEQGAKYVDPEIQVKTIYVGTWDDPVKGKQAALQLYSQGVDIIFQIASLTGVGVLQAAQEVGKYAIGVDTNQNSLAPGHVITSDLKEVGKSIEVVFKDIVEENYKPGTLYRFGLKEGAVGLAIDEYTYQILPVETVNKILEIQQGVIEGKIQVKEYRE; this is encoded by the coding sequence ATGAAAAAGTATGTATTTATTTTTATCTTAGTTGTAATCCTTTCTTTCACGATTTTTGCAGCACCTAAAAAAGTAGCTTACGTAATAAACGGTTCGTTAGGTGACCAATCTTTCTATGATTCAGGATATGAAGGTATTCAGAATCTGAAAAATAATTATGGTGTAGAAACAAGGGTAATTGAATGTAACTTTGATCCTTCTTTGTATTATCCCAGCTTGATGAATGCGGCAAGATGGGCTGACGTTGTATTTGTTATTTCATATGGTTTTGAAGAAGAATTGAAAACTGTAGCCGAGATGTTTCCAAATAAGATTTTTATTAACATAGACACTGTGGTTGAAGACTCTAGAGGAATTATTTCAAATGTAGATTACATAGAGGAAGAAGGAGCATTTATGACTGGTGTGGTAGCTGGATTGGTAACAACTATGACAGAACTACCTGGAATAAATCCAGACAAATTGATAGGAGCTGTAGGCGGTGACGACGATATAGTAATTAGGTCTTTTGTATATGGATACGAGCAAGGAGCAAAATATGTTGATCCAGAAATTCAAGTCAAAACTATATATGTTGGTACTTGGGATGACCCAGTAAAAGGGAAACAAGCGGCTTTGCAACTCTACTCTCAAGGGGTAGATATTATATTTCAAATCGCAAGTTTAACAGGGGTTGGAGTTTTACAAGCTGCTCAAGAAGTAGGAAAATATGCCATTGGGGTTGATACTAATCAGAATTCTTTAGCTCCTGGACATGTTATCACCAGTGATTTAAAAGAAGTGGGGAAATCTATCGAAGTTGTTTTTAAAGATATAGTAGAAGAAAATTATAAACCTGGAACTTTATATAGATTTGGTTTAAAGGAAGGTGCTGTTGGATTAGCTATAGATGAATATACTTATCAAATACTTCCTGTAGAAACAGTGAATAAAATATTAGAAATTCAGCAGGGGGTAATAGAAGGAAAAATACAAGTTAAAGAGTATAGAGAATAA
- a CDS encoding ABC transporter permease has protein sequence MKGLNKVMTGLIGIAISFLIGAILIKIQGNSPLLAYKALYDYGFASWFSFSSTLNNATPLILTGMAAAIAFSSNVTNLGEPGQLIVGALIAALLGYYINLPSWLGIIVILLVSGIVGGLYGALAGVLKKYYKMDEFITTLMLNFIADYLTLYLATYPFLDKKSYVPATNMIKREYFLPVFSGLNSSFFIAIIMVIISFFVVKYLKIGYEWRMMGYNANFSKIGGCNNEKNVIWVMFYTGFLSGLAGALLILGGTQHRFIKGIGANYGWDGVMLAIVGGNGVVETSIFAVFFGFLKAGGVGMEFEVSIPSEFIMVLQAIIVLLVVSTRSTISYYGDRIRAYSKTKRIVRADE, from the coding sequence ATGAAGGGCTTAAATAAAGTTATGACTGGATTAATCGGAATCGCTATTTCTTTCCTTATTGGAGCAATTTTAATAAAAATTCAAGGGAATTCTCCCTTGCTTGCGTATAAAGCTTTGTATGATTATGGTTTTGCTTCTTGGTTTTCGTTTTCTTCAACGTTGAACAATGCAACTCCTTTGATATTAACTGGTATGGCTGCAGCGATTGCTTTTAGTTCTAATGTAACAAATCTTGGTGAACCTGGTCAGTTAATTGTAGGAGCTTTGATTGCAGCTCTTTTAGGATATTATATTAATCTTCCTTCATGGTTGGGAATAATTGTTATTTTATTAGTATCTGGAATAGTTGGTGGGTTATACGGTGCTTTAGCGGGGGTACTCAAAAAGTATTACAAAATGGACGAATTCATAACTACTTTAATGTTAAATTTTATAGCGGATTATTTAACTTTGTATCTCGCTACTTATCCTTTTTTAGATAAAAAATCTTATGTTCCAGCCACTAACATGATAAAAAGAGAATACTTTTTACCGGTATTTTCAGGCTTAAATTCTTCTTTTTTTATTGCGATTATCATGGTCATTATTTCATTTTTTGTTGTTAAGTATTTAAAGATAGGTTATGAATGGAGAATGATGGGATATAACGCTAATTTTTCAAAAATTGGTGGTTGTAATAATGAAAAGAATGTAATTTGGGTGATGTTCTATACGGGTTTTTTATCTGGTTTGGCTGGAGCACTTTTAATATTGGGAGGAACTCAACATAGGTTTATAAAAGGTATAGGGGCTAATTATGGATGGGATGGAGTTATGTTAGCTATTGTAGGGGGAAATGGAGTGGTTGAAACTTCAATTTTTGCTGTTTTTTTTGGTTTTTTGAAAGCAGGTGGTGTGGGAATGGAGTTCGAAGTTTCTATTCCTTCAGAGTTTATAATGGTTTTACAAGCTATAATAGTGTTATTAGTTGTTTCTACAAGAAGTACTATATCTTATTATGGAGATAGAATTCGAGCATACAGTAAAACAAAAAGGATTGTGAGAGCTGATGAATAA
- a CDS encoding ABC transporter ATP-binding protein, giving the protein MAYIEMKDIYKIYPPDVLALEGVNFSLEKGEIHSLIGENGAGKSTLMKILYGMVPLSKGKIFINDAEQKIHNPSIAIELGIGMVHQEFMLIPSFKVYENVILGSEETKSFGIIDKNKVLKDLEDIERRYNFDVDLYATTSTLSVAAQQKVEILKLLYRQVDTLIFDEPTAVLTPQETEQLFEEIKNMKKMGKTIVFISHKLEEVLEISDRITVMRKGKVIATLENKNLSKNELARMMVGKEVLFNLEKKFIEPRDIIFKAENLTTDSKKRNSSTLKNVNIVVKSAEIVGIAGVEGNGQSEIIKCIIGEILPKKGKIKINDRNVTTLSIRERRLLIGYIPADRKNYGLALNANLVENFSMTHHLGNKISRNKYTMNWKKAKKFSKDLISNYNILVRGINDIPRNLSGGNQQKVIVAREFSLEAPFLLLDQPTRGLDVASIEYVHNIILKMKEQGRAILLISADLDELLSLSDRLYVIRNGEIVAQLDPNVNSKEEVGEHMLGGR; this is encoded by the coding sequence ATGGCTTATATAGAAATGAAAGATATATATAAGATTTATCCTCCAGATGTTTTAGCTTTAGAAGGAGTGAATTTCTCTTTAGAAAAAGGAGAAATTCACTCTCTTATTGGTGAAAATGGTGCGGGGAAAAGTACTTTAATGAAGATTCTCTACGGAATGGTACCTCTTTCAAAAGGGAAAATTTTTATAAACGATGCAGAGCAAAAAATACATAATCCAAGTATAGCTATAGAGTTAGGTATTGGTATGGTTCATCAAGAGTTTATGTTAATACCTTCATTTAAAGTCTACGAAAATGTTATTTTAGGCAGTGAAGAAACAAAATCTTTCGGAATTATAGATAAGAATAAAGTTTTGAAAGATTTAGAAGATATAGAAAGAAGATATAATTTTGATGTAGATTTGTATGCTACTACATCCACACTATCCGTAGCCGCACAGCAGAAGGTAGAAATTTTAAAACTTTTATACAGGCAAGTAGATACCCTTATATTTGATGAACCCACTGCCGTTTTAACTCCACAAGAGACTGAGCAACTATTTGAAGAAATAAAAAATATGAAAAAAATGGGCAAAACTATAGTTTTTATAAGTCATAAATTGGAAGAAGTTTTAGAAATTTCAGACAGAATCACGGTTATGAGAAAGGGAAAAGTGATTGCAACTTTAGAAAACAAAAATTTGTCAAAAAATGAGTTAGCAAGAATGATGGTGGGAAAAGAGGTTCTTTTTAATTTAGAGAAGAAGTTCATAGAACCCAGAGATATAATCTTTAAAGCAGAAAATTTGACCACAGATTCAAAGAAACGGAATTCTTCTACTTTAAAAAACGTTAATATAGTTGTAAAATCGGCAGAAATTGTTGGAATTGCAGGAGTAGAAGGAAATGGACAATCAGAAATTATAAAATGTATAATAGGAGAAATACTACCAAAAAAAGGGAAAATTAAAATCAATGATCGCAACGTAACGACACTTAGTATAAGGGAAAGAAGGCTTTTAATAGGCTATATACCAGCTGATAGAAAAAATTATGGTTTAGCTTTAAACGCCAATTTAGTTGAAAACTTTTCTATGACTCACCATTTAGGGAATAAGATTTCGAGGAATAAATATACAATGAATTGGAAGAAAGCTAAAAAGTTTTCAAAAGATCTTATATCAAATTACAATATACTTGTAAGAGGTATAAATGATATACCAAGAAATCTTTCGGGAGGGAATCAACAAAAGGTAATTGTTGCAAGAGAATTTAGCTTGGAAGCTCCATTTTTACTTCTTGATCAACCAACAAGGGGATTAGATGTTGCTTCAATTGAATATGTACATAATATAATTTTGAAGATGAAAGAACAAGGAAGGGCTATTTTACTTATTTCTGCCGATTTAGATGAACTCTTGTCTTTAAGCGACAGATTGTATGTTATAAGAAATGGAGAAATAGTTGCACAATTAGATCCAAATGTAAATTCAAAAGAAGAAGTCGGAGAACATATGCTCGGAGGTAGGTAA